The Candidatus Eisenbacteria bacterium nucleotide sequence GGACTTGCAGGGGCCTTCGGAGGCGGGGGAGGCAACCAGACCTTGTTCGGCGGGCGGGGAGCGACCACCTTCCTGACCAAGGCGACCTGGATACTGGGGGGCGGGTTCATGCTGACCAGCCTGATCCTCGCCCTGGCGATCGGACAACGCGAGACAAGCTCCAGGCCCAGGAGCGTCCTGCGCGACAATCCTCCCATAGAGCAGCAAGCGAGCCCGCAGCCCGGGGGCACGGTCCCGGGGAGCGCCATCCCGGTGGAGCCCGCGCCAGGCGGGGCGCCTGCCGGCGGCGGAAACTAGGCGATCTCGCCGCATTGCCTGACGGAGGAATCACGCGGAGGTGGTGGAACTGGTAGACACGTACGTTTGAGGGGCGTATGGGGCAACCCGTGCGGGTTCAAGTCCCGCCCTCCGCATGTGCCGGGCCTCTTCCTCAGGGAGAGGCCCGGATCCTTCATCAGGGGGCAGCCCGAGTGCATGCGGTCGTCAACTTCAGGTCGCGATTGGACGATTCATACATGGAGGGCATCCGAGCCGAGGCGACCATGGCCGATGACGGCGCGCACATCCTGATCGTCGATGACAACGACGAGGTTCTCGCCACTCTCTCCGAGCTTCTCGAGGCGGAAGGGTTTCGCGTCACCGCCTGCGGAAGCGGTCTCGCGGCGCTCCTCCGGATCGGTCTGGACCGCCCCAGCCTCGTCCTTCTCGATCTGAAGCTCGGCGACATCTCGGGGTTCGACGTGCACCGCGTCATCCGCGGGGACGCGGATCTCTCCGATCTTCCCATCCTGTTCATCTCGGGCGTCTATCTGGATCAGGAGCTGCTCCGCACCCGCCTCAACGATCCCCACGCGCGCCTTCTGCTCAAGCCGGTGCCCGAGAGCGAGCTCGTCGCCGAGATCGAGCGGGCCCGGTTGAGGGGCGCGCGGCCCGAGGCAGCCTAGAGCGGGGAACGATCGAGAACGGACCCGGGGCCCCGACCGCCGAGATTGACCGCCGCTTGACGAGACGGTGTAGGGCGGGGATTCGCACAGCTTCTGAGACGCTCGCTTGCTCCGTCGCCCTCACGCCCCTAGGTTGAGGGATGCGCGAGACGGATCCAGGCGGCGGACGGCAGAGGCTTTCGGGCGGCCCGGGCGGGGTGGCCGCCTTCGCTTCGCTCGTCGGCGTCGCGGCCGTCTGGGGAGCGACCTTTCCCCTCGTGAGAGGCGCGATCGAGGGAGTGCCGACCGCCTCGTTCCTGCTGATCCGGTTTCTCTTCGCAGGCGCGCTGTTGCTCCCCTTCGCCATCCGCAGGGGCGGACTCGCGGCGGTCATGCATCCGCGCGCCGCGAGCCCCGGGCTCTGCCTGGCGCTCGGGTATCTCCTTCAGACCGAGGGGCTGCGAACCACGGGACCGTCGGTCTCCGCCTTCCTCACGGCGACCAGCGTGGTCATCGTCCCTCTCTTGGCGACGATCCTGGGCTGGGAGAGAGCGCAGGCGCGGCGATTTGCCGCCGCCCTCCTCGCCCTCGCCGGCGTCTTCCTGCTGGCGGGAGGGGGCATGCCGACGGTCTGGTCGAGTGGAGAGACCCTGACGCTCCTGTGCGCGGTCGCCTTCGCGGGCCAGATCCTGCTCGTCGCGAAGATCGCGACTCCGGATAGCGATTCGCTCTCCCTCGCCGCGGGGCAGATCGCCTACGCCGCCATCGCCCTTGGCGCGGGCGCGATCGCGCGGGGAGGAGATCCTGGCGTGGCGGGTCTCGATGCG carries:
- the secG gene encoding preprotein translocase subunit SecG — its product is GLAGAFGGGGGNQTLFGGRGATTFLTKATWILGGGFMLTSLILALAIGQRETSSRPRSVLRDNPPIEQQASPQPGGTVPGSAIPVEPAPGGAPAGGGN
- a CDS encoding response regulator codes for the protein MGQPVRVQVPPSACAGPLPQGEARILHQGAARVHAVVNFRSRLDDSYMEGIRAEATMADDGAHILIVDDNDEVLATLSELLEAEGFRVTACGSGLAALLRIGLDRPSLVLLDLKLGDISGFDVHRVIRGDADLSDLPILFISGVYLDQELLRTRLNDPHARLLLKPVPESELVAEIERARLRGARPEAA
- a CDS encoding DMT family transporter, with protein sequence MRETDPGGGRQRLSGGPGGVAAFASLVGVAAVWGATFPLVRGAIEGVPTASFLLIRFLFAGALLLPFAIRRGGLAAVMHPRAASPGLCLALGYLLQTEGLRTTGPSVSAFLTATSVVIVPLLATILGWERAQARRFAAALLALAGVFLLAGGGMPTVWSSGETLTLLCAVAFAGQILLVAKIATPDSDSLSLAAGQIAYAAIALGAGAIARGGDPGVAGLDAEAWFAAGFTGLLATAAAFHVQAWAQRRISPGPVAICFATEPLFAAACSVLFYGDRLGVTAWLGAILVSCAVLLTLPVLRAASAAAGDPRRRAPRGRVD